The Scatophagus argus isolate fScaArg1 chromosome 4, fScaArg1.pri, whole genome shotgun sequence DNA window gttacatacatacatacataccgAAACTcgttgaaaacataaaataaaaaatgaatgaaatgctCTTTCAACAGCCTTTTCTTTCAGAATAATTTCATCTGAATCTGACCACGTGGTAGTCATAGCCTTATATTTCTTCCGGTAGTGAAGCCTCGACTTGACTTCTTGTGTGTCATGGTTTCCAGAGAAGATTTGGCATAGAGTGAGTCAGTCGGTACTGTACCCTTATGTTGAGAAATTTAACTCAAATTAGAGGCCCACACAAGCGGTGTAGACTATCCTGGCATGACATGTGTCACATGGGTGTGTCTTTCCGTGGTACAGCCTGGTGCCTGGGTGGGTTGCCACGGCTTAAATATGCAACTTAGTCTGTAGTAGTAAAAAGGAACACTGCTATCCACCCATTTTTGTCATTAGAGAGTTTGTCAGGCCACTTCAGCCACTCAAAGTTCAAAATCATAACCACTACAGTGAAATCgtatttatttacacacatttctctTTTAAACTGTATCTGTTCTGTTGACCATCAGCCTCGCAACACTTCGTTCCATCAGCATactcaacaacacagtgactGCTGGGCAGAGCATCTACTTCCTGTGCCAGCTCAGGAAATTTAACCTTCCTCAGTAGTTGCTGATTCAGTTCTTCTTTGGGATAATACAGTCTGTACTCTGCACATCCATCAATGTCTGGTTTCCACTGGTCACCAAACAGGAACAATCTGGACCTACAACAGACAGTCAGGACTGAGGAGAGAATCACTTGTGCCAAGTTGCCCTCCATTCGGGACTTACACACATCTCCAAAGTGGAGAAAatggacaggaaacatcactgcagacccATCACTCCCCAGACACAATCTGCTCGAACCACTAGAACCACTAATGAACAGTTAAATCAGTCATACAGTGTCAATAACCCTCAAACATCAAAGCATCCACTTACTTCCATTATAGACCATATTTTTACAGTTGAAAATGCAGGTTTGTTTATACAACACTGAGAGCAGTtaagctgattctgatttacaCAAGGAAACAATAGAAAGTTCCAGCTTTTCAATGCTACATAAACATTTCGGCTATTGCAAAAATACGAAAACAACCAGCCCTAGTTATGCATGTaacaaaaaagtatttttatcaGGATTGCACATCTTattaaaatctgtattttttagCATCATCATTTATAAGCTGCAGTGGTTTGGCAGGTTAGCCCATTACCCTAACACCCTAACATCACTACGCAAAActaatatacagtatacaaaaacaaactgacaaatgaaaTTTGCTGATATCATTTGGAAATGTTTTCGACCTACTTCTGGTTTGtacctctgtgtttgtctgccttAATGCCATATTTGTGGGTCTGTCATTCAGTAGTGGCAGGTTTTCAGGTCTGTCAGTTTGTAGTGTgaaccacccccacccccgaaCCTCCACCCCAATCCCATCTCAGTGAGTTTAAAATGGAAGATCTATTTATACAGCATGTGTGAGGGAGCTGGTTTCCTGGTTGCTTCGTCAGAGAGCTGGTCTGTCTGTGGCAGCAGGCTGGAGGGGCTTTAGGCTCCTCATCCCCCCTGGTGAGGCTCTGCCCCAGCAGGCTTAGTGACACAGGCCTAGGCAGCTGCCACAAGGGTGGATGGGCATGGGGTAAATTGCTCTTTCCTCGATGGAATAATGAAGACACACgcaaacaaacaactttaaaGATATCCATGTTGTTGtactcacaagcacacacagttaCAGCTACACACCACACCCGCTAACACAGAAGGTCATAAGTGATGGATGAACTTTTCACTATTGTGGCACGGTATTTGACAGTCAGGGCTTGGTCGATACCGATGCACAACTTGGGTTGTGCACTGAACAGACTTGTCCTGTCGGTTATTcactttaaataataaaaatgtgagacTGTGTCACATGCCTTAATAGTTGGACAGCTCTGCGAAAGACTTTTGTCTCAATCAGGCCATAATGGCCTCTCTGAGGGGACTGTCTTATTCATGTtatgctctgtgtttttgtgtgattttattaaAGTGACACATCTGACCACGGCAGGCCCTacaggatctttttttttttgtctttccactttGATTAATAAAAGACTTCAAAGTGTGGACTGGGAAATATGAATAGGATAATGTGGCTCTAATAGCAGTATTATTTgatatgcacatacacagtaACCATAGTTTCATATCCGTCCAGAGCACTTCGTGTTAAGGTCTGATGATGTCTTTCCCCCCATCCTCCCAACACTGTGTGCTCAGCTGTGTGTAACACCTAAAAGCCAACTATTGACAAGTATTGTAGCAGTACACAGCATGAGTGGCCCCAGGGCTGTGTACGGGACTAGACTGTCTCACAGAACTATTGACTTACTTAACAAGGAATAAATGGCCGCTGTTGTTTGTCTCCACATGTTTTTCTGAGAAAGGTGATGTCATATTCCCCTGCCCTACTCTTAAGTCCTCTCTTTAACAAGCTCCTTTATTCGGTTCTGCACCTCCTCCGCTCTTTCAATTCTTCACTTATTTCATGTATCACTTTTGACCAACCTTTCCCTCTCTCCGCGCTGTTCCAGTTAGTTATGTAATCTCAATGTTCGTGTCATTTGGGACCTCATATTGACAGCTCAGTCCTCCGCTGACCCTCCCCATCCTGAAAAGTTAGCCACCCCCACCAGGGAAATTCAAAGAGTGACACAACTTAACATACTGAGAATTACTGATTCCacaaaggctgtgtgtgtgttcatgtcactgtcatgcatttttgttctttacatTCGATGTGGTCATCATTAACTCAACTCTCAGTTGAGTTAATTCTGATGGCCAAGTGCCAAATTTAAGTTACATAACACGCCATGTGTGTGGGTTCAAAACAATCTTGTCAGATGATGATGTTATATGATCAGTGTTGACTGCAAACCAGGAAAGACGAGAGCTCTGGGATTTAATACACGCTGAGCCCTAAACTGACAAGCAGCACACACAATTCCTCACTGACCTGAATCTGCTTATCTTGTCTCGATAAGGTGGGTGGGATTACAAGGATACCTGGTTGCCTGACgtgaacttaaaaaaaacaaacaaaaaaaaaaccttgtgaTAAACAAGACCAGCTTTTTACAGCTCAGTAAGATTTGTATTCAgtaaagccattttcagattgTCTCAACAAATCTACTTTGACACACTGTCTATTTTCACAGTAATCTTTAAAAAACGGTTAATGGTTTTGAGGGTTTGAGTCGGCTGCATTTGTTTACAGTAAGACCTCTCTAGActtttatgtcattttcttGAAAAAGTAAGACTATCATTTACTACAGTGAAGCACACTATGAACTTTGTCTGTTAACcattttctcaaaaacaaaataaataaggcCAGAAAAGCAGGGGGAGCAAATACATCATGTGGAAAAAATACACCTGGCTCAAATGAAGGTGTCTTAAAATTATAgtgaaaaaaacccccaaagtaataaaataaaaaataataaaagtaaaattcaagttataaagacatggctggatgagatGAGGTGATGCGAGGTGATGTCAGAAATCCGTtaacacagtgaaaagaaaatgtttatgaCCCTCCTCTGTGCCCATATTTACTGGCTGACATACAGTAAGTGGTCCAGGCATAAAGTGGACTTCCTCCAAAGGTTCATTCACCTCAGTCCATTTTAGGCATCTCCACCCTGCCCTCTAATGAACTCTGTTCGCACTACACTGTAAGCACCCTGCTCACACATAATCAGCCCACATCCCCATCTATTGGTACATTTGTGAAGTGCAAAAGTTAAGACTCAaacacaacagctttttttATAAAAAGTGTTTATTGGTACAGTTAATatgtcagaaaaaataaaaacattatgtcATACAGAATAATAGAATATTTTATTACTTCTTCAAgttacacattcacatacatataaacatttGTACCTAAAATATTTATAGAAACTTTAACATATTACTTTCCCCATTATTTTGTTATATACTAATGTCCTTTGTCAATACAGAGGCAGGAATgccaagaaaaaaatgcttcatgTTAAATACACTTTTCATTCTATGGGACTTCGTATCTTTCCAGAGACAATAAGCCAAATTCACAGCCATTACACTAAGTCTCAATGAAAGCAAAGTCCTACGACTGCGTGTAGCGGATGATCTCGCTCAGGTCATAGCCCGTCACTGCAAAGGCATAACCATCCCCGTCACAGAACTTGGCGCCACAGATTTGGGTGTCCGTCACACACTCATTGTGCAAATGGGCAAcctgagaggaaatgaggaaaactCACAACCAGGGTTTCATTACAAGTAAGAGAGAAATAACCTGATATAAGTTAAACACATGGGAAACTACCATAAACTGTGTTATTCTGATCTAAGACCAGTTACCTCCACACTGTTGGTCTCCGGGGTCATTGTCAAGTGCCACACCCTGACTAGAGAgtcctcagcagcagacagaagcTAAAGCacggaagaaaaaaaaaatcactcaaaaaaaatcagtggaaTGACACAGTATAAATAATCTTATctgttaataattttaattacaCAATTACCATCTTTGACTAAAAAAATAGAAATCCTGTCTTATTTTAAGCtgtatttgtcatttcaaatgatGAATTCCAACAACTGAACTGtcagtgtaaacaaaaacaactttgttaTCTGTTTAGTTTATACAACTCACCAGCCCAGAAAAAGGAGCAATATCCAGAGAGTATATCCAGCGAGCGTGAGCGTTGACCTCAGCATGCAGAATTCCCGTCACTGCTTCGTAGAGACGAATCTGGCCTGTGCCGTAACCTGCCACCACTGTACCTTTCCACAGCTTGACAGATGAGCAGCTCATACTGAGAGCAGTGGGGAAGATGGATGATCATTGCCATCATGAAACAAAGGGAAAAGATAATGGATATTAGAACcgagggaggaggggaaatTAAGACAGTGGAAAAGATCATAATGTAGATaaatatatgaatgaatgaagaagcAGAAATAGAAAGAGGGGTGTTAAGGTTGGAGGAGAGGGGTTTAAGGTTAGGTGAGATCGCACTGTGTCACAGTTGGCTGTCAttgcaacatttttacattttacaccaaAGGCACAAAACTACAATGCGATTTACTTCTTACTCAAAGCCAGAGATCTTGTTGAGCAGCTGAAATTCCTCCCCAGCCTTCCACACACAAAGGCTGCCCCCATCATCTGCACTGACCAGATCAGCTATGCACTCCTGAGGGGAGGGAGACAACAACAGAGCAGAAGGGATTACGCAAATCATAAAACGGTTGCAGTTCCTAGAAGTATTGTGTAAAGCAGTGGCTTATGTAGGTAGTCTGTCATTCATGGCAAAATATCAACAAaggttcagacagacagactacaGACAATGCATACACtgaacgaacacacacacacgccgcaCCTGGCTGCCTGAGCACTCTGAGGCCATGTCAGTGATTGACTCCTTATGCTCCTCCAGGACCTCAGACAGGGTGATATTACTGCCTTTACTGGGAACATCAAATACTAGAATTGCACCAGATGAAACAcctagagagaaagagagaaagggacgGTACACGGAAGAGTTATGCCATCTATTTTGAATTTACCTATAAATAACATCACTCAGTACTTACCCACACATATGAAATTGTCCCACACCGCCGATATCCCTCGAGCAAACACGGCCTGAGCTGGGACACAAATAAGTCCTGTGAGTGCACCAGGCTTGGTACGAAGCTCTGGAGTCTCTCAAACACAACATACATAAATGAACATGTGTACAAAAGTGAGGGTGAGAAAAACCAGAAGTTCAAAGCTTTTATACAAACAATTGAGACAGGACAGCATTTGATGGTTTAAATGTATGTTTACCTGTTGGTGTTTCTGGAGTGTCCAGTGCATGCCAGTACACCATGATGGAGCCATCAGACTCATACATCTAAAACAATGGATTTAATGTAAGTAAAAGGTTGCACAAACGCATTCACTGATACTTTTGTTTagctttacattaaaaaaaatatactcaACACACTTCAGTCTGGACCCCTGTGCCAATTATAAGATCACATTCACTTTCAATTTAGAAGAAGCAGGAGTGGCAGCCTCCTCCAAATGCAGTGAATGCAAATGACTGAGAACAAACTCACCTGGATGCCTTTCTGAGAGGTCACCACCAGCAGATCACGAGAGGGCAGAACACAAAATGCAGCCTgttacaaaaaaacagaagtcttcttcatttttatgaTACAGCCAAAGGAAAAGACtagcaaaaacaaagtttaaattCACACTTTTATATTTGCCAAGAACCCATTCAGTAATACAGGggacagatttattttatagattttagctttatttataaatgGGGCTGTAATTCCTATGCTGTTCCTCTGATTAATACACACACCTTCACGTTATTAAGAGTCATTATAGTTCTCATTGTTTCATGTCAAAgtcagtacacagtacacaaaaATGGTCCCTTGGCCTAACACAACGCGTCTGCACACAGGCCGTGCGTACAGAAGGAACATGAAGTGGAACTTTTCTGGAGACCAGTGAAAGTTCCCCAGGGACCACAGTCATATCTTGTTCCACCTGCTTTCACCTGCCTGAGGACGTTAAGGACACACTGCGAAACGCTGCACTGTGGCCCTGACCTGCATGATGAGCGATGTGCTTGTGGCGACATTGGGCTCCTTCGACTGCAGCTGCCGGTGGGAATAGTCGAGACCGTCCCAGGAGGCACTGACCATGTTGACCACGTTAGCATGGACCACCGTGAAGTATGTGAGGCGCCGCGGGGCGATGCGCAGCACGCCGAGGTTGTTGTACAGCGCCGATGCGCTGTTTTTGATCTGGATGCTCTTTTCTTTGTGATACATCGCGCAGTCCTCCCTTAACAGCGCACTTTATTAAATGGCAGTGGATAGTCTGATGTCAgtcaaagagaacaaaagaaaggTTAACACAATTAGAGTCTGGTTAGGTTAAATTAGCAGTTTCGTTAAAACGCATACTGTTATTTTGGTAACAAATGATAACCTTAAGTACTTAACATTAGCAGCAAGCTAACTATTAGCGAGAACGCAACTGCAATAACGCAGTGCAAAAAAGAGGACACCATTACTTTTGTGTGACAAACTGCAGACACTTTCACGCTTTAGATCATATAACAGTTGGTTTGACCTCTATCGGTGCTGTCGTAATCGATCATTACATTTAAAGTTGACGGGAACGAGGCATTTTCACCGCTCTTGTTAGCAACAGGATTACCTCCGCGTCCTCCGCAGCCATAGAGACCACGCCACCTCTACGTATTACGTCATCGTTGCGTGCTCAGTTGCTGGGAAACGGTAGACTAAATGGAACAGTAAGACATACAAAGACGAGGGTAAAGGtaagattttaaacatttgagATTCTCATGTTATGAGAATCATTATGGGTTAACCGTAGCGGCCGAATGCTGATCTGTGTAGCCATTTTAATTCAGTATAATTATCTTAAATGAAATGGTAGGCATATGATTGTTCTTTGGTTTCTAAACAACATGGTGAAGTAAGTAAAGACGAACTCCACACTAAATAATTTCCTTACACACAGTCTCATAGATTCTCGTTGTTTTGTGATGTAAATACACGTGGTGTTTCCAACAAATCACATACTGTGTAAAAACTGTTCTTTTCAAAATTAATATGTGTgtgacactgactgactgtagcAGGAGTTTGTGtcactcacacagaaaaatctttatttacCATGTATTTACTGTTTAAAGTCTTTAAAGTCTGCAAGAACTAAATGCAAACCAaacatgattattttcatgtaaaaataaagttcCCATGGACAAATGAAAGTGTTATGTCCGATCATAACCACCAGAGTGTGCTAATGTTTACTATATGACCTCTTCACAGTAACATGCTTACTGATGGgaacttatttttttatatattgccCAGTGAATATATCAAATACTTCATCGTTTTAAAGAcccttgtttttttattttattattcttattgtttttcaatcattttgtgtttcatatgTCACACCAGTCTCCGAGCCAAAGATGCCCCGCTCTGCATCCAAGAACCAAGCTGACAAGCGTAGGTCTAAGTCATCTATCCAGGTGACCGCTCCTCTGGTGCAGGACCTGGAAGTTAACAATATTATCCATGGTCACATAACTCAGGCCCAGTGGACAGATATGTTGATTAAGGAGGATGCAGATGAGACCGTGGGGGAGATCATGGAGGAACTGCTGAGCAAAGTCATGGAAGGCTGCTTGAAG harbors:
- the wdr54 gene encoding WD repeat-containing protein 54 — its product is MYHKEKSIQIKNSASALYNNLGVLRIAPRRLTYFTVVHANVVNMVSASWDGLDYSHRQLQSKEPNVATSTSLIMQAAFCVLPSRDLLVVTSQKGIQMYESDGSIMVYWHALDTPETPTAQAVFARGISAVWDNFICVGVSSGAILVFDVPSKGSNITLSEVLEEHKESITDMASECSGSQECIADLVSADDGGSLCVWKAGEEFQLLNKISGFDMSCSSVKLWKGTVVAGYGTGQIRLYEAVTGILHAEVNAHARWIYSLDIAPFSGLLLSAAEDSLVRVWHLTMTPETNSVEVAHLHNECVTDTQICGAKFCDGDGYAFAVTGYDLSEIIRYTQS